The nucleotide sequence ACGACGAAGGAAGTGAGCGGCCAAGTGAGCCCGGTGTGCGCGTTGACTCCCCGGGCCGCCTCGTACTGGCGCTCGAGCCGCGCCAGCTGCGCCTGGATCGCCTGGCTCTCCTTCTCCTGCTCGTCGTAGGCCGCCTGCAGGCGGGCGGCCGCCTGCTGGTAGCTGGCGTAGACCACGCGCTGCTGGGCCGTGCGGGTGGCCAGCACCTGCTCGGCCGCGGCCACCTGCTGCGTCAGGCTCGCCACCTGGGCCACCTGCCGCTGCTGCGCCTCGGTCTCGGCGGCGACCAGGCGGCGCTCGGCCTGCACCTGCCTGAGCAGGCGGACGTTCGCCTGGACGATCTGCATCAGCTCATGGAGGCGCGTGACGAAGTCGTAGAAGTCGCGGGCGCCCAGAAGGACGTCCAGCCAGGAGACCACCCCGTTCTCGTAGGTCATGCGCAGTCCCGCGCCCAGCGCCTGCTCCTGCCTGACGAGGCGGGCCTGGTTGGCGGCGAGCGCCTGCCGCAGCTGGCGGAGCCGGGCCTGGGCCCGGGCGAGCTGCTGGCGGCGCTGCGCCAGCTCCGCCTGCGCCGACCGGAGCTGCGCGGCCAGCTGGTTCAGCTTGGCCTGGGCGCTGGCCGCCTGCGAGCGGGTGGCGGCCAGCTGGTTCCTGGTCTGGGTGGCCTTGGCCTGGCTGGCGCGGAGCTGACCCTGTACCGCGTTCATCTGGCGCTGGATGGCGGCGGGGTCCGGAATGCCTGCGGCCCTCGCCGGAAGCGGGAGTCCGCTCAGCGCCAGCCAGGCGACGAGCACGGAGGCCGCCCAGCGGCGAATCTTCCTTCGTGCCATGACAGGACGGGCTTTCCACCGCCTCCCTGTCACTTCCTGTCGACCTGTGTTACACGCCGATTACAAGCGCTCGCCCCGGCCGCCTCGGCGGGGGAGGGTCCGCCAGGGAGCGCCACTTCCCCCGGTGGCCTTTGAGTCGCCTCTGCGTCTGCAGCAGGAACGAGGCTGCCGGCCAATCCGACGACTTCCCCGCCGGTCCGTGCACCCCCATCAGCCTGAGATGCCGAATCCTGCGATGGAACCCGACGAGGAACTCCCACCCGTGTTGTTGTTGTTCAACCACCCGCTGATCGACTGGTACTGGCTGATCGCCGCCTCCATGGCGACGAACTGCTGGGTGAGCGTCTGCCGCTCGAGGTCGAGCCGGTTCTGGAAGGCGGTGATCTGGTCGGAGATCTGCTGGATCTGGTCGCTGAGCGACTGCTCGATGGAAGGGATGACTCCGCTCACCCCGTTGACGACGTTCCCGGCCATGCTGTCGACGTAGCGGCTCAGCTGGTCGACGACGCCCGTCCCGCCCGTGTTCGTGAAGAGCGCCAGCACCGCCTGGGGATTCGCCTGGAGCGCGGCGCTCAGCTTGGACGGATCGGTCACCGCCAGCTGGTTGTCCGTGCCGGTCGTTCCGATGCCCACGTCCGCCAGGCTCTGGTACGGCGTCGCGCCCGCGACGGTCGAGGTGACGATCTGGCGCAGCCGGAAGGCCATGTTCTGCGCCGCCAGGTCGTCGGCCAGCGGCCCGTCGTCCGTCGTGGTGCTCGGGTCCCCGAGCGTGGTGTCCTTCTGGAGCAGCCCGACCAGCTTGTTGTACTCGCTGACGAAGGCGTTGACGGCGTCGGTGAAGGGCTGCTGGTTGGGCGAAACCGTGATGGTGGCCGTGCCCACGCCGGTGAGCGTCATGGTCAGGCCGCTGAGCGCCCCGCTCAGGGCGACCGTGTTGGTGGGACTCGTCTGGGGGAAACCCATATTTTGCCCCTGAACCACATACTGGGCGTCGGCACCCTGTGCGCTTGGCGTCTGGAACCCGAGCGCCTGCATGAAACCACCGCTAGTCGCGGTGTCCTCCAAGCGAAGGCTTGACCCACTGCCCGTAACGGAGCTGGCGAGCTCGAACCCGCCGTTGGCGTTGAGGAAAAGCTGGACCGTCCCGTTCGTTTGCGACGAGATCTCAGCAGCGATGTCGCTGAGCAGCGTGCTGGCTGTATACTTAATTGGAATCGTCGTGGGCGTTGCGCCATTGGCCGGCGTATACGTGACCGACAATGTACCCGAAGCCGTAACCCCAAAGCTGGAGAGAGGGTCTGTCGGCTGAGCACCTGGCGGGGGAGTGCCACCGGCAATCGTAGGGGCTGCCGCAAGCTGCTGCACCTCGACGGCATAGCTCCCCGGCGTCGCGCCGTTCGTCCCGGAGACGGTCAGGACCGAGGTGTCGCTCGAGCCGGCCGTCACGGCGTTGTAGAGCGTGCTCTGGGTGAGCGCCTGGGCGGTCGACGCGAAGCTCTGGAGCTCGCTCTGCAGCGCCGACCAGGCGGTGCTGGCGGCCTGGAGGGCGCTCTGTTCCTGCTGCATCTGGGTGATCGGCTGGCTGTCGAGCTGGATCAGTTGGTTGATGATCGACTGCCAGTCGATGCCCGAACTGAGGCCTGTGAACTGAATCGGCGGCGTCGTGCTCACGATGCCGGCCCCCTTCCCGTTCTTCGCGCTTCCTTGCTTTGAGCGACCCCCAATCATCCCGCCGGTGAAAGGGCATCCGCAGCACTTGCGCTCTCGACGCCCCCGGTGCCCGGTCGTCCCCAGGCCTCGCGCAGCGGCGCGATCACCTCGACCAGCCCGTCGTCGTCAGGTCGTGCTGGCCGCGCCCGCGCCCTTCCTGCCCGGTGCCGCCGGCGTCGCTGGAGGCTTCGACCGCCTCGTCGGGGCGGACGGCGCCCGCCGGTGGCTCGTTCCTCTCTCCTGCTGGGGTATCGGGCGCGGGCGACTAGCGTTAAGCTTTTGCCCGCTGCCTACGGGCGCGGTCGCCCGGATGGCGCCTCGATCGCCAGTCTGCTCATGGTCAAGCCTGCCCGGGCGGACCCTCAGTTCTGCACGTTATGATGCTAAGCCCTTCCCGGCCGGAGTTGCCCTGGCTTCGTGCATCACCGCTTGGAACGGCGCAAGGTGGCAGCCGTCGTCCCCGGCTACCGGGAGTCGGTGGAGAGCTGGTCGCAGGGGCTGCGGGACCTGCGGGATCGGGGGAGGAACGCGCCGCGGCTGGTGATCGGGGACGGGCATCTGGGGATCTGGGGCGCGCTGGGCCACGTCTGACCGGAAGCCGACAAGAAGCGCAAGGCGTTCGAGGTCTGGTGCCAGCGACACGGGTACGCGAAGGCGGCGGAGCGTTTGGCCCGGGACTGGGAGCGGATGGTGACCTTCTACCGCTATCCCAAGGAGCACTGGGTGCACCTGCGGACGACGAACGTGGTGGAGTCGCCGTTCGCGGCGCTGCGGCTGCGGACGGACGCCGCCAAGCGGTTCAAACGGGTGGAGCGGGCGACGGCGGTCGTCTGGAAGATGCGGATGGTGGCCCAGAAGCGCTTCCGCCGGCTGAACGCGCCGGAGCTCCTGGCCAAGGTCTACGCCGGAGTGCGGTACGAGGACGGCATCGAGGTCACCCGGGAGGAGGCCGCCGCCTGAGAGCTTTTCCACACCAATTGACGGAACCTCCTCTCGGACCAGGCATCCCCGCTTCGCCCGCTTCGGTGGTCAGGCGGCGAACCCGCGGGGTGCAAACGGAGAGGCCGCATTACGTTTGATGGGTGAAGACGAGAGCCCTCTGCGTGGCGCTCGAGCGCTGCCCGCACCCTGCCGGTCCGGCCTTGAGTACACGTTCCTCACTACTTTCGCCCGCCTTTCCGTGGTCACCGCTCATGCGCCCCTTGCGCCGCGGCGTGACTGACCGCTCGGCTTTCCGCTTCGCTCGAGGAGCGCCAGAGTCCGCCTCGCGTCCAGGACGTGCCCCGCTTCCGCGAGGTAGACCGCCAAGTCTCTCAGGATCTCCGGTAGGAGATCCTGCTCGTCCGACCAGTGCGCGACGCGAAGCGCCCGGCGCCCTGCCTCCACGGCTTCCCCGCACCGGCCCTGCCGACGGAGCGCGGCGGCGAGCCCGGACCACGCCGCCGCCCTCTCACGGCCCGTCGACGCGCACCCGACGGCCGTGCGAAAGGCCGCCTCCGCCTGCGACGCCATGCCCACGTCCGCAAAGGCGCGGCCGATGTCGAGCC is from Bacillota bacterium and encodes:
- the fliD gene encoding flagellar filament capping protein FliD, which encodes MQALGFQTPSAQGADAQYVVQGQNMGFPQTSPTNTVALSGALSGLTMTLTGVGTATITVSPNQQPFTDAVNAFVSEYNKLVGLLQKDTTLGDPSTTTDDGPLADDLAAQNMAFRLRQIVTSTVAGATPYQSLADVGIGTTGTDNQLAVTDPSKLSAALQANPQAVLALFTNTGGTGVVDQLSRYVDSMAGNVVNGVSGVIPSIEQSLSDQIQQISDQITAFQNRLDLERQTLTQQFVAMEAAISQYQSISGWLNNNNTGGSSSSGSIAGFGISG
- a CDS encoding transposase; translated protein: MHHRLERRKVAAVVPGYRESVESWSQGLRDLRDRGRNAPRLVIGDGHLGIWGALGHV
- a CDS encoding peptidoglycan DD-metalloendopeptidase family protein translates to MARRKIRRWAASVLVAWLALSGLPLPARAAGIPDPAAIQRQMNAVQGQLRASQAKATQTRNQLAATRSQAASAQAKLNQLAAQLRSAQAELAQRRQQLARAQARLRQLRQALAANQARLVRQEQALGAGLRMTYENGVVSWLDVLLGARDFYDFVTRLHELMQIVQANVRLLRQVQAERRLVAAETEAQQRQVAQVASLTQQVAAAEQVLATRTAQQRVVYASYQQAAARLQAAYDEQEKESQAIQAQLARLERQYEAARGVNAHTGLTWPLTSFVVTRPFGRNYDPILHQVQMHTGIDLAAPEGTPVHAAGAGVVFFTGWMNGYGNTVILVHGNGLSTLYAHLSAILVHQGDAVEAGQVIGRVGETGWATGPHLHFEVRVDGVPQDPTKYVG